TGCAGTAATTGTTCCTCAGGTATCCACCAATCAAAAGATACCTATTGAGGCGCTTTTAATTTTAATAACCGGATGTATAAGTATTATTGTAGCAAAAGTTTTCTTAGGTCTATCTCTATATAAGGCATTATGTCTTATTTATACTCAAAGTGAAGCAATGCTGGCTACTGCTGCGGTATTTCTTATGATGGCTATACTATTAATTATGATAGCAAAGTACTATCTTAAAAAGGCTGCTTCAAAGAGCATAATTATGAAAGAATATAGCTTAGTAAAAAATGTCTTGAGTGCATTGATAGCTGGGTACAATAGTAAATAGGAAGAGTTACTTTATTAGAGTTAGCCATAAACCTTATTTGTTAGCTCATCACTTATAAAGTGTTGAAATAAAATGCCATATTAAGGAAGAACTATTTTGCCTATATTTGATAAAATTTTTAATCGAAAATGAGTTAATATTTTGTAGTGAGGGTTGCTTGTTTTAAAAAATATTTGATTTTTTATAGCCAATAATACTCCAAGCAACTTAATAATAAAAATTTTTACAGCGCCCAAATTATACATTACAACAAACTATATTTAAATTATATGAACCTAGAAGAACTACAAACGCAAATAACTGAATATATAGCAAAGGATTCTCTTTCGCCAATTGGTTCGCGCCCAATATTGCAAATAAGCAGCACAGCAAAATTATTGATTATTGGCCAAGCTCCAGGAATAAGAGCTCAAACTTCGGGAATCCCATGGAATGATGCTTCAGGTGATAGGTTAAGAGCTTGGCTTAATTTATCCAAAGAGGTCTTTTATGATAAGAATAAAGTTGCCATCATACCTATGGGGTTTTGTTATCCAGGACAGAATATCCATGGTGGTGATAGGCCACCTAATATTCAACATGCAATAACTTGGCATAAATCATTGCTTGGACTAATGCCTAATATCAAGCTTACATTACTAGTTGGTCGCTATGCCCAACATTATTATCTGCAAGATAGGGCCAAAGCTAAGATGGCTGAAACTATTCAAGCTTGGCAAGAATATTTACCGCAGTATTTAGTGTTGCCTCACCCAAGCTGGCATAACAATAGATGGATTAAAAGCCACCCTTGGTTTGAACAGGAATTGATACCCGCGTTAAGAGCACAAGTGCAGCAAATTTTTAAATAAATTATATATTGTTATAGTCTGATAATAATTTCTCAAAATTGAGGCAAAGGCTCAAAACAACGCTGGTTATAGTTTATTGTATCTATTCCCGAGCTAAGCTTGCATAATAAAATCATATATAGGCAGCTTATAGAGATAAGCTGAATTATGAATATGCGTTAAATATTAACATAAATAATAAATCTATTACTACAATAAATAGTATAATTTCAGATACTTAATAATTCACATTGATAATAAAATGTGTTAATATATTAAGACCCAATACATTTTTAATACTAGTGGTTAAGTATATGGCCAATGACGATAATAATTTAAACAATAATGATAAAGCAACAATCATCCCTATCAATAAAGAATACACTCTAGAAGCTTTAATGGATGAGTTAGAAGAAGCTATTGATGAGCTTAATCAGGCACCTAATGATAGTAATATCGAAAAAAAGGTTACTGATCTTTTAAAGAATGTTGAGAATGAAGTTGACTTAGCCGAAAAATCCCCATGGTTATATTTGGTACTTAAGAAATTGGGGATCGGCAAAAAAAGTAAAGCAGAAGGAAAACAGCAATCTGGATCAATGCTTGATGGGTTATTAGATATACTCGTTAATGGCCTAGTTAATTTGGCCTTTAAAAGTCTGGAATTAGCAGGGTTAAAAAACTTTGGTAAAGGTTTTAAAATAACACAATTAGAATTATTGCAGCAACGATTAGAAAAGGTTATAGATAAATTAAAAGATAAAGATGGGATTCTACAAAAACGTATTAGTGAAAAACTTAAAGGCCTAAAAAAAGAAGTAGAAAATAAGCTAGTAAAAGAATTTACCAATAAAGATTTAAATATCTCAAAAGAAAAACAGATCAAACGAGAACAGGGCCAAACTCAGGAACCGGAAACAACCAAAGCTCAACAAAAACCACAACAAATGGCTGAAGGCAGCCAACAGAGCAACAGTGATAGGCTAAAAGCTGCTGCAACCATTCCCTTAAAAGATATTCCAGCACCACCACGCCCCACTGTTACATCACCTATACCTCGAGCACCAGAAGTACCAATAAAGCCTATAACAAGCAACAACCCAGGCAGCACAAAACCTATGCAGGCAGGCTCGCCAGTTGGTGCTTTGGGTCCTAAGCCAAGTGCTACTACTAAGCCAGGAATAATAGGACAATATCCTGAGAGGCCAATCACCCCTGCCCCAAAAACTACGCCAGAATCCTCCAACACTTCTAAAGCTGCGGAACCTGCAAGCAAAAAAGCTGAAGCTAATCGGGATAAGAATACACCATCGGCTCAAGACAATCATAACAAAGAAGCTCGTGTACCTTCATCGTCAGTAAATCCTAAATTAGATGCAGAGGATTTAGATATTTTTTCTTCATCGCAGGAAATAGCAAGCGAAATAGAGAAAAATGATCACGCTGCTACTGCAATAGGAAAGCCATTACAAAAAGGGTTAGGGCAAGATCGTGGAGCATTAAAGAGGGTGCCAAGCGCAGAACCTGTAAAGGAAGACGTTACAAAGAGTGCTAATAATGCTAACGTAAAAATAGAGAATTCAAATGGGGTATCAAGTATGAAATCTATGGAAAATCCTAGCGCAATAAAACCTTCTAATACTTCTAAAGGGAATTCACCCCAAAAAGAACCGGGAGTATTAAATGGAGTATCAAGCATGAAACTTGTAGAGAATCATGAGGCAATAAAGCCTACTATCACTCCTAATGTTAAAAACAATGCAGATAAAGGAATAGATAGGTAAAATTATAATTTTACCTATCTATTTGAATATATTTATCTATGATAAAGTGTAGGCTTCTGTTGAGCATGATCTTTAAGAGTTTCTATTTTTTTAACAAAAACTTTTGGGCGTGCAATCCAATTTTCTTTAAACTCATCTAAATCTTTACTTTTTTGAGAAGAAAGTTTTTTAATTTGATCTAGTTTGTCTGGTTTATCTTGATAGATTTTAAGTTTTAAATCTTGTGATTTACTAGCTAGCTTGGCAACATTACTTAAATAATTTTCTTCTTTAGCAATGCCGTTATTTAATTGTTTTTGAATATCAACTAATTTATCTAGGTATTGACCGCGTGTTTTAGGATCAATATCTTTCATATTCATCATAAATTTGCCAGCTTGATCTATAAGCGGTTTTAATTTCTTAGCTTCTTTTTCCGCATGCCCAATAGTTTGCTTTTCTTTTAGGTCTGTAATTAGTTCCTCAATTCTCTTAATAGCAAAAGACATAAACAATCTCCTTCATAGGTTGGTTATTAATTTATAACCTAGGTATAAACGGCTTGTCAACAACATTAACATGTTAATTAAAATTGCGTTAAAATTAATTGTCATTAATTACATAAAAATCAAGTAAATAG
This window of the Rickettsiales endosymbiont of Stachyamoeba lipophora genome carries:
- a CDS encoding uracil-DNA glycosylase family protein: MNLEELQTQITEYIAKDSLSPIGSRPILQISSTAKLLIIGQAPGIRAQTSGIPWNDASGDRLRAWLNLSKEVFYDKNKVAIIPMGFCYPGQNIHGGDRPPNIQHAITWHKSLLGLMPNIKLTLLVGRYAQHYYLQDRAKAKMAETIQAWQEYLPQYLVLPHPSWHNNRWIKSHPWFEQELIPALRAQVQQIFK